The Rhodocyclaceae bacterium DNA window GTAGCGCCACCGGCGCGAAGTCACGCAGCGGTGAATAGGCGAGGTCACGCTTCAGTGCGGGGTTGTGGGCCAGCATGCCGACGCTGCCGAGCAGCATCGTGTAACCGTCCGGCACCGCCTGCGCGGCGATCGTCACGCCGACCACGCCGCCGGCGCCCGGGCGGTTATCGACCACGACCTGCTGGCCGACCACTTCCGACAGCCGCTGGGCGACGGCGCGCCCGACGATGTCGTTGCCACCCCCGGGCGGAAACGGCACGATCATGCGCATCGGTTTCTCCGGGAACGCGATCGGCTGCGCACGCTGCGCATGCAGATCGGGAGAAACCGCCAGGTTGGCCGCTGCGATGAGCAATGCCGCTGCATGGGTCACACGGATCCTGCGATCCATTTCATCCGCTCCTTTCGAAATCCGGCATGCGCAGCCTGCACGCCCCGAACGCGGATGGTAGCCCCTGCCGAGGGATACGCGTACGCCACGGACAGACCGGGCCAGGATGCTGCGGCGTGACGTGGTGACGCTGTGGTTCGGGCTGCGCGACCCGGGCTCGGCCGGCTCGCGGTCCGGGCGGCATGGCGCATCCTCGAAGGTTGACCGGCTCGCTCGGAAAACAGATGACTTGAACCTTACATCGGCCCTAGAATTCGTACGCGAGTGGAGAAGCCTCAGCCGTTGCAGATCCGCATCGCGCCGACCAACAAATTCAGATACTGGGGGAGTTGACCATGATGCCTGCCCGCTCGCGCTGGGTAGTGATTGCCGCCGTTACCGTGCTCTCCGGCTGTGCCGCGAGCCCCGAACTCGTGAGTTGCCTCGACCCGAACCGTCGGGTCGCGGTCGAAGTGACCGGCTTCAAGGTCAAGCCGGCGCCGAAGCCCGTCGAAGGCGCGAAGCCCGGAAAGCCCGGCCGCCAGAACGTCACGATGAGCGTCCAGATCCAGGGCAGCAGCGCCTGGGATGTCGGCAGCGCAGCACTGAAGGCCGAAGGGCGCGCCGAACTCGACAGCATGCTGAAGGAGATCGCCTCCGGTGCCGGCAAGGACACGCGTCCGACCGAGGTCGAGGTCGTTATCGTCACCGGACACAATGATCGTCTCGAGGAGCGCAAGACGCCCGGCCTGAGCGAGCAGCGCGCAAAAGCCGTCACCGATTACCTGGTCAGCAAGGGCATCAGTTCCAAGGTGATCTTCTGGGAAGGTCGCGGCGCGCGCGATCCGGTCGCGGTCACGAAGTTCTGCGACGCCTGAGGACGGCCCGGGAGACGCGCGGCCGGCATGGCGCGCGCCAGCCAACCCAGCCAACCCGAAGCGCCCGCGCGATCCGCGCGGGCGTTTTCACTTGTCCTCGAGTACATCCGCGCCCTTTGGCGGGGTGAAGCGGAACAGCTGCGGTGCCAGCTTCGGGTTTCGCTGCAGATCCTCGAAGCGGATCAGGGTACGGCTGCCGAGCGCATCGTTCAGTTCCATCGCCGACAGCACGTCCGCCGCGAAGCCGAGGCGGACGCTGGCAAAGCTGCTTTCGTTGCCCTTCGAAACCGCCTCGATCCAGTCGAGCCCGTCCTGCGCCGGTTGCGCCGTGACCGTGAAGGCCTTCTCGATCTCGTTGCTGCCCGCCAGCAGCGCAGCCGGCGTACCTGTGATCGCACGATCCAGGCTTCGCACCGTCACCTGGTTCAGGTCACGGTCCCAGATCCAGATCCGCTGACCATCGCCGACCAGCAGCTGTGAATACGGCTTCTCGTATTCCCAGCGGAAGCGTCCGGGACGCTGGAACTGCATCAGGCCGGTCGCCTCCTGCACACGCCTGCCCTTGCGATCGACCACCGTCTGCGTGAACCGCGCCTGCGCCGACTGCGTACCCTCGATGAAGCTGCGCAGTCGCGCGGCGGCGGAACCCGCAGGCTGCGCCTGTTGCTGTGCCCGGGACAGCGTCGCGAGTGGCAGCATCGCCAGCATGGCCGTCGCCACCCGCAACGCATCGCGCCTGCGCGGCGCGCGGACTGCACGATCGGCGTGCGTACCCGCCAGGCCAGGCCTGCTGCGATCGGGATCGTTCAAAGCTTTCGTATCCGTTCGGTATCGACCACGCGTCCGCCACGCAGCTGGATGATCGTGGTGAAGGGGTCGGAGGCGGTTGGCAGGTAGTACCATGACTCCTGCAGGAGGCCACGGTTGACCTCGTTGCCGCGATAGTCGGGTGGCCCGGCGCGGCCGAGCAGTTCGCCTTCGCTCATGCCACGCCGGATCAGGATAAAGGTCTCGAAAGACAGCCCGCGCGGTGCCCCCCCCGAAGGCGTGCGCTCCGCGCCCGGGGCGGCCTGCGGCGGGGGCGGCGGGGGAACCACCCGCGGCGCCGGCGCAGCAACCGGGCCAGGCACGGGCTTCACGGTGTCGATGCTGCCCGACAACGGTTTCAGCTCGACCGGCTGCGACGCACGACCGGACGGCGGGCTCTGGCTGAACGACGGCGTGCCGTTCTCATCGACCGATCGGAACACCTCGCCGCCGCTGCGGCCAGACGCCGCGGGCGGCAGCGGCTGGGCCGTGAGCGGCTGGGTGTCGCTGCCAGGTCCGGTACGCTCGGCTGCCCTCGGCTGCACCTGCTGCGCCAGCGCTCCCGACAGGCCGTGCAGGCACGCGAGCACCACCGTGCACGCGAAGACGGCCATGCGGTCTTTCCGGACGCGGCGCGCGGTGTTCATCGCTCGCCGCCGGCCGGCACCAGCACCTCGCGGTTGCCGTTCGTCTGCATCGGGGACACCAGACCTGCGCGCTCCATCTGCTCGATCAACCGCGCCGACCGGTTGTAGCCGATACGCAGGTGTCGCTGTACGAGCGAGATCGACGGACGGCGCGTCTTGAGCACGATCGCGACCGCCTCGTCGTACAGTGCATCGGTCTCGGCATCCGCCGATGCGGCTGCCCCCTCGCCCGCCGCGCCGCCGTCCTCGAGCGAATCCCCGGCCAGCACGGCGGGGTCGTACTGCGGCGCGCCGAGCTTCTTCAGGTAGTCGACGACACGGTGCACTTCATCGTCCGAGACGAACGCCCCGTGCACCCGCAGCGGATAACCAGTGCCAGGCGGCAGGTACAGCATGTCGCCCTGGCCGAGCAGCGCCTCGGCGCCCATCTGGTCGAGGATGGTGCGCGAATCGA harbors:
- a CDS encoding OmpA family protein, translating into MMPARSRWVVIAAVTVLSGCAASPELVSCLDPNRRVAVEVTGFKVKPAPKPVEGAKPGKPGRQNVTMSVQIQGSSAWDVGSAALKAEGRAELDSMLKEIASGAGKDTRPTEVEVVIVTGHNDRLEERKTPGLSEQRAKAVTDYLVSKGISSKVIFWEGRGARDPVAVTKFCDA
- the lolA gene encoding outer membrane lipoprotein chaperone LolA — encoded protein: MLPLATLSRAQQQAQPAGSAAARLRSFIEGTQSAQARFTQTVVDRKGRRVQEATGLMQFQRPGRFRWEYEKPYSQLLVGDGQRIWIWDRDLNQVTVRSLDRAITGTPAALLAGSNEIEKAFTVTAQPAQDGLDWIEAVSKGNESSFASVRLGFAADVLSAMELNDALGSRTLIRFEDLQRNPKLAPQLFRFTPPKGADVLEDK
- a CDS encoding DUF4124 domain-containing protein, coding for MAVFACTVVLACLHGLSGALAQQVQPRAAERTGPGSDTQPLTAQPLPPAASGRSGGEVFRSVDENGTPSFSQSPPSGRASQPVELKPLSGSIDTVKPVPGPVAAPAPRVVPPPPPPQAAPGAERTPSGGAPRGLSFETFILIRRGMSEGELLGRAGPPDYRGNEVNRGLLQESWYYLPTASDPFTTIIQLRGGRVVDTERIRKL